Proteins encoded together in one Streptomyces umbrinus window:
- a CDS encoding phage tail tube protein encodes MATNNGKEIRVAGTGRVLVAPAGNTAPAKSDDVWPIGWVELGYTSVDGIKLNKKDKIDPVDTWQSASPGRFIYSDRDLTVKFQLLQMNKSTLSFFMGIPATDITQTSVGGTAVADTYEFLIPSTPAKDERALGIEFTDGTDAVYRFILPRGQVTETEEMGFTRTGSVKLGVTFTALEAETAKRELAKWIMKDKAYAAL; translated from the coding sequence ATGGCAACGAACAACGGCAAGGAAATCCGTGTCGCCGGTACCGGCCGGGTCCTGGTGGCCCCCGCCGGGAACACTGCGCCGGCCAAGTCCGACGACGTCTGGCCGATCGGCTGGGTCGAGCTGGGATACACCTCCGTCGACGGCATCAAGCTCAACAAGAAGGACAAGATCGACCCGGTCGACACCTGGCAGTCGGCGAGCCCGGGCCGGTTCATCTACTCCGACCGCGACCTGACCGTGAAGTTCCAGCTGCTCCAGATGAACAAGAGCACGCTCTCCTTCTTCATGGGCATCCCGGCCACCGACATCACCCAGACCTCGGTGGGCGGAACCGCGGTGGCGGACACGTACGAGTTCCTGATCCCGAGTACGCCCGCGAAGGACGAGCGGGCCCTCGGCATCGAGTTCACGGACGGCACGGACGCCGTGTACCGCTTCATCCTGCCGCGCGGGCAGGTCACAGAGACCGAGGAGATGGGCTTCACCCGGACCGGTTCCGTGAAGCTCGGGGTCACCTTCACCGCGCTGGAGGCGGAGACCGCCAAGCGCGAACTGGCCAAGTGGATCATGAAGGACAAGGCGTACGCGGCTCTGTGA
- a CDS encoding helix-turn-helix domain-containing protein, with product MTGTTNTGKAVNIPLITAELAADEAGVTTATIRKWVQRGHLRPAGTQGRRRLFRLEDVFAAERTTHLARHHDH from the coding sequence ATGACCGGAACCACGAACACCGGCAAGGCTGTCAACATCCCCCTGATCACCGCCGAGTTGGCCGCCGACGAGGCGGGCGTCACGACCGCGACCATCCGCAAGTGGGTGCAGCGCGGCCATCTGCGGCCCGCGGGCACGCAGGGCCGTCGGCGCCTCTTCCGCCTGGAGGACGTCTTCGCCGCCGAGCGGACGACACACCTCGCCCGGCACCACGACCACTGA